The following are from one region of the Quercus robur chromosome 1, dhQueRobu3.1, whole genome shotgun sequence genome:
- the LOC126720859 gene encoding rust resistance kinase Lr10-like, producing MPNGSLEKFIYKGNPSSSNHHLGWETLYKIAIGIARGLEYLHRGCNTRILHFDIKPHNILLDENFCPKISDFGLAKICPREKSTISMVGARGTTGYIAPEVFCRSFGGISRKSDVYSYGMMVLEMVGGRKNIDVSVDFTSEIYFPHWIYKRLELNEELGLLGLLEEGDEDTARKMIIVSLWCIQTNPSNRPSMSKVVDMLEGSLDSLQIPPKPYLFSPPRSPIDSSTVMMSMQYDSMH from the coding sequence ATGCCTAATGGATCCCTTGAGAAGTTCATATATAAAGGAAATCCATCAAGTTCTAATCATCATTTGGGGTGGGAAACATTATACAAGATTGCAATTGGCATTGCACGAGGCTTGGAGTACTTGCATAGAGGTTGCAACACACGAATTTTGCATTTTGACATAAAGCCTCACAACATTCTTTTGGATGAGAACTTTTGCCCAAAAATTTCTGATTTTGGCCTTGCAAAGATATGCCCTAGAGAAAAGAGTACTATATCAATGGTCGGTGCAAGAGGGACTACTGGATATATAGCTCCCGAAGTATTTTGTAGAAGTTTTGGAGGTATCTCTCGCAAGTCAGATGTCTATAGCTATGGAATGATGGTTTTAGAAATGGTGGGAGGCCGAAAGAATATTGATGTTAGTGTTGATTTTACTAGTGAAATATATTTTCCACATTGGATTTACAAGCGTCTTGAACTAAATGAAGAATTAGGATTGTTAGGCCTTTTAGAGGAAGGAGATGAAGACACTGCAAGGAAGATGATAATAGTGAGTTTATGGTGCATACAAACTAACCCCTCAAACCGACCATCAATGAGTAAAGTGGTGGATATGTTGGAAGGGAGTCTTGACTCTTTGCAAATCCCCCCCAAACCTTACTTGTTTTCTCCGCCAAGATCACCGATAGATTCTTCTACTGTAATGATGTCAATGCAATATGACTCTATGCactaa